Proteins found in one Promicromonospora sukumoe genomic segment:
- the aceB gene encoding malate synthase A, translated as MTATIDTRAQGTSPYDADAGLAGIGTPPAAHRSHAPASHAASTPPSTPAPVRAPAPAPAPRSSAPSTLPNGGVGASGTGARRGVITVTASVGPRYGEILTPGALAFLALLHDRFDARRDELIAQRQLRRQDIADGGDPDFRASTRPVRDDPHWRVAGSRNAPGLEDRRVEITGPTDPKMTINALNSGARCWLADAEDASSPTWPNVIEGQLALHDAIRGTLAFTNEAGKEYTLRSADLVDLPTIVFRPRGWHLDEAHLRYTDANGITSSALGSLVDFGLYFFHNAAELIARGRGPYFYLPKLEGYREARLWNEVFEVAQDALGIPRGTVRATVLVETLPAAFEMEEILYELRDHCAGLNAGRWDYLFSVIKCFRTRGESYVLPDRAQVTMTAPFMRAYTELLVATCHKRGAHAIGGMSAFIPDRRNPEVTRQAFQQVAADKKREAGDGFDGTWVAHPDLIPVAEAEFDAVLGDAPNQVSRLRDDVVVGQHDLLDVASARRGGATVTSTGLRSNVTVAVRYLDAWLRGTGAAALDSLMEDAATAEISRSQVWQWIASGTLTDDDRQAITRERVEAILLDVVASLPHDHGNRIDDAAAIFRAVALEDDFPAFLTNPAYQGYLVGSPVDRP; from the coding sequence ATGACCGCGACCATCGACACCCGCGCCCAGGGCACCAGCCCCTACGACGCCGACGCCGGCCTGGCCGGCATCGGCACCCCGCCGGCGGCCCACCGGTCGCACGCCCCGGCGTCCCACGCCGCGTCCACCCCGCCGTCCACCCCCGCTCCCGTGCGGGCGCCCGCCCCGGCGCCCGCACCCCGGAGCTCGGCCCCCAGCACGCTGCCGAACGGCGGGGTGGGCGCCTCGGGGACCGGCGCACGCCGCGGCGTCATCACCGTGACGGCGTCCGTCGGGCCGCGGTACGGCGAGATCCTGACGCCGGGGGCCCTGGCGTTCCTCGCCCTGCTGCACGACCGGTTCGACGCGCGACGTGACGAGCTGATCGCGCAGCGGCAGCTCCGCCGGCAGGACATCGCCGACGGCGGCGACCCCGACTTCCGCGCCTCGACCCGGCCCGTCCGGGACGACCCGCACTGGCGGGTCGCCGGGTCGCGGAACGCGCCCGGTCTGGAGGACCGCCGCGTCGAGATCACGGGTCCCACCGACCCGAAGATGACGATCAACGCCCTCAACTCGGGCGCCCGGTGCTGGCTCGCCGACGCCGAGGACGCGTCCAGCCCGACGTGGCCCAACGTGATCGAGGGGCAGCTCGCGCTGCACGACGCGATCCGCGGCACGCTCGCCTTCACGAACGAGGCGGGCAAGGAGTACACGCTGCGGTCCGCGGACCTCGTGGACCTGCCGACCATCGTGTTCCGGCCCCGCGGCTGGCACCTCGACGAGGCGCACCTGCGGTACACGGACGCGAACGGCATCACGAGCAGCGCGCTCGGCAGCCTCGTGGACTTCGGCCTCTACTTCTTCCACAACGCCGCCGAGCTCATCGCCCGCGGCCGGGGCCCGTACTTCTACCTGCCCAAGCTGGAGGGCTACCGGGAGGCGCGGCTGTGGAACGAGGTGTTCGAGGTGGCGCAGGACGCGCTCGGCATCCCGCGCGGGACCGTCCGCGCCACGGTGCTCGTCGAGACGCTGCCCGCGGCGTTCGAGATGGAGGAGATCCTCTACGAGCTGCGCGACCACTGCGCCGGGCTGAACGCCGGCCGCTGGGACTACCTGTTCTCGGTGATCAAGTGCTTCCGGACGCGCGGGGAGTCGTACGTGCTGCCCGACCGCGCCCAGGTCACCATGACGGCGCCGTTCATGCGCGCCTACACCGAGCTGCTGGTCGCCACGTGCCACAAGCGCGGGGCGCACGCGATCGGCGGCATGAGCGCGTTCATCCCCGACCGCCGCAACCCGGAGGTCACCCGGCAGGCGTTCCAGCAGGTCGCGGCGGACAAGAAGCGTGAGGCCGGCGACGGCTTCGACGGCACCTGGGTGGCCCACCCCGACCTCATCCCGGTGGCCGAGGCCGAGTTCGACGCCGTGCTCGGCGACGCGCCGAACCAGGTCTCGCGCCTGCGGGACGACGTCGTGGTGGGGCAGCACGACCTGCTCGACGTCGCGTCCGCGCGGCGCGGCGGGGCGACCGTCACGTCGACCGGCCTGCGGTCGAACGTCACGGTGGCCGTGCGCTACCTCGACGCGTGGCTCCGCGGTACCGGGGCCGCCGCGCTGGACAGCCTCATGGAGGACGCGGCGACCGCGGAGATCTCGCGGTCGCAGGTGTGGCAGTGGATCGCGTCGGGCACCCTGACCGACGACGACCGGCAGGCCATCACCCGTGAGCGCGTCGAGGCGATCCTGCTCGACGTCGTCGCCTCGCTGCCGCACGACCACGGCAACCGGATCGACGACGCGGCGGCGATCTTCCGTGCCGTCGCCCTCGAGGACGACTTCCCGGCGTTCCTCACGAACCCCGCGTACCAGGGGTACCTGGTGGGCTCCCCGGTCGACCGGCCCTAG
- the aceA gene encoding isocitrate lyase, producing the protein MSAPTINHTSEASTSATTSVPAQASVRAGDQTQTAADLQQSWDTDPRWAGIDRSFTADDVVALRGSVGEENTLARRGAERLWRQLHEEDYINALGALTGNQAVQQVKAGLQAIYLSGWQVAGDANLSGQTYPDQSLYPANSVPAVVRRINNALLRADQIDVAENGTPTRDWLAPIVADAEAGFGGPLNAYELMKSMIQSGAAGVHWEDQLASEKKCGHLGGKVLIPTQQHVRTLNAARLAADVADVPSIVIARTDAEAATLITSDVDERDRPFITGERTNEGFYKVTNGIEPCIARAKAYAPYSDLIWMETGTPDLELARKFAEAVKADFPDQMLSYNCSPSFNWKKHLDDDTIAKFQRELGAMGFTFQFITLAGFHALNYSMFDLAHGYAREQMSAYVKLQELEFAAEERGYTATKHQREVGTGYFDRVATALNPDSATTALAGSTEAAQF; encoded by the coding sequence ATGAGCGCACCCACGATCAACCACACGTCCGAGGCGAGCACGTCCGCGACGACCTCGGTGCCGGCGCAGGCCTCCGTGCGTGCCGGCGACCAGACCCAGACCGCCGCCGACCTGCAGCAGTCCTGGGACACCGACCCGCGCTGGGCCGGCATCGACCGCAGCTTCACCGCCGACGACGTCGTCGCGCTGCGCGGCTCGGTCGGCGAGGAGAACACCCTGGCCCGCCGTGGCGCCGAGCGCCTGTGGCGCCAGCTCCACGAGGAGGACTACATCAACGCGCTCGGCGCGCTGACCGGCAACCAGGCGGTGCAGCAGGTCAAGGCCGGCCTCCAGGCCATCTACCTCTCGGGCTGGCAGGTCGCAGGCGACGCGAACCTCTCGGGGCAGACCTACCCCGACCAGTCGCTCTACCCGGCCAACTCGGTGCCCGCCGTCGTCCGCCGGATCAACAACGCGCTGCTGCGCGCCGACCAGATCGACGTCGCCGAGAACGGCACCCCCACCCGCGACTGGCTCGCGCCGATCGTGGCCGACGCCGAGGCCGGCTTCGGCGGCCCCCTGAACGCGTACGAGCTGATGAAGTCGATGATCCAGTCGGGCGCCGCCGGCGTGCACTGGGAGGACCAGCTCGCGTCGGAGAAGAAGTGCGGCCACCTGGGCGGCAAGGTGCTCATCCCCACCCAGCAGCACGTGCGCACGCTCAACGCGGCCCGGCTCGCGGCCGACGTCGCCGACGTGCCGTCGATCGTGATCGCCCGGACGGACGCCGAGGCGGCCACCCTGATCACGTCCGACGTCGACGAGCGCGACCGCCCCTTCATCACCGGCGAGCGCACCAACGAGGGCTTCTACAAGGTGACCAACGGCATCGAGCCGTGCATCGCCCGCGCCAAGGCCTACGCGCCCTACTCCGACCTGATCTGGATGGAGACGGGCACGCCGGACCTGGAGCTGGCCCGCAAGTTCGCCGAGGCCGTCAAGGCCGACTTTCCCGACCAGATGCTGAGCTACAACTGCTCGCCGTCGTTCAACTGGAAGAAGCACCTGGACGACGACACGATCGCCAAGTTCCAGCGCGAGCTGGGCGCGATGGGCTTCACGTTCCAGTTCATCACGCTGGCCGGCTTCCACGCCCTGAACTACTCGATGTTCGACCTCGCCCACGGCTACGCCCGCGAGCAGATGTCGGCGTACGTGAAGCTGCAGGAGCTGGAGTTCGCCGCCGAGGAGCGCGGCTACACCGCCACGAAGCACCAGCGCGAGGTCGGCACGGGCTACTTCGACCGCGTCGCCACGGCGCTCAACCCGGACTCGGCGACCACCGCCCTGGCCGGCTCGACCGAGGCGGCGCAGTTCTGA